A stretch of the Bordetella genomosp. 8 genome encodes the following:
- a CDS encoding SDR family oxidoreductase: MTIAITGATGQLGRLVVQELLRTVPAGELVALVRTPAKAADLGIAARLADYTRPETLPPALAGVDTLLLISGNEVGQRIAQHRNVIDAAQRAGVRRIVYTSLLHADTSPLSLAPEHLETENAIKASGLAYTLLRNGWYIENHTGAIQPALSTGVLAGASGEGRFSAAARADYALAAATVLTGSGHEGKTYELAGDEPYTRAQFAAEVARQAGKPVVYRNMTEAEYAQALAGVGLPAPIAQAVASWDALAADGALYDDSGVLARLIGRPTTPLSKVIAQALA; this comes from the coding sequence ATGACTATCGCCATTACGGGCGCCACCGGCCAACTGGGCCGCCTGGTCGTCCAGGAATTGCTGCGCACGGTTCCCGCCGGAGAGCTCGTGGCCCTGGTCCGTACGCCCGCCAAGGCCGCGGACCTGGGCATCGCGGCGCGCCTGGCCGACTACACCCGGCCGGAGACGCTGCCGCCCGCGCTGGCCGGCGTCGACACGCTATTGCTGATCTCGGGCAATGAAGTGGGGCAGCGCATCGCCCAGCATCGCAATGTGATCGACGCCGCGCAGCGCGCCGGTGTACGGCGCATCGTCTACACCAGCCTGCTGCATGCGGACACATCGCCCCTGAGCCTGGCCCCGGAGCACCTGGAAACCGAGAACGCCATCAAGGCATCCGGCTTGGCCTATACGCTGCTGCGCAACGGCTGGTACATCGAAAACCACACCGGCGCGATACAGCCGGCGCTGTCCACCGGCGTGCTGGCCGGCGCTTCGGGCGAAGGCAGGTTTTCCGCCGCGGCGCGGGCCGATTATGCGTTGGCGGCCGCCACCGTGCTGACCGGTTCGGGCCATGAGGGCAAGACTTATGAACTGGCCGGCGACGAACCCTATACCCGTGCGCAGTTCGCCGCGGAGGTCGCACGCCAGGCCGGCAAGCCCGTGGTCTACCGCAACATGACGGAGGCCGAGTATGCGCAGGCCCTGGCCGGCGTCGGCCTGCCCGCCCCCATTGCCCAGGCCGTGGCCAGTTGGGACGCCTTGGCCGCCGACGGCGCGCTCTACGACGACAGCGGCGTGCTGGCGCGCCTGATCGGCCGGCCGACGACGCCGCTGTCCAAGGTGATCGCCCAGGCCCTGGCCTGA
- a CDS encoding acyl-CoA dehydrogenase family protein, whose protein sequence is MDFNLTPEQRDFQDAVRRYAENELRTGARDRAHSREYPWDVARSMARQGLLGITISEANGGIGGSLMDAVIAIQTIASVCPRSADVVQAGNFGPIRVLGEYGNAMQKEKYLRPLLAGDMLISVGMTEPEAGSAVTELKTAATRDGDGWRINGSKIFTTHGPHATVILAYVRFGPGTHGIGSVLIDTKSEGVRLGKRSAFMSDEEWVEIYFDNVFVPDDMVVLGEGGFKKQIAGFNVERIGNTARSLALGRYAYEEAREWAMQRKQFGRLLCEFQGLQWKFADMRIKLDAGQLLLYRAASNADTGFPSATETAIAKAYCNQAGFDVANEALQVLGGMGYSRESLVEYCVRRCRGWMIAGGSIEILKNRIAEGVFERSFSQRPPRAE, encoded by the coding sequence ATGGATTTCAATCTGACACCCGAACAGCGCGACTTCCAGGATGCCGTGCGCCGCTATGCGGAAAACGAGCTGCGCACCGGCGCGCGCGATCGCGCGCACTCGCGCGAATACCCCTGGGATGTGGCGCGCTCCATGGCCCGGCAAGGGCTGCTGGGCATCACCATCAGCGAAGCCAACGGCGGGATCGGCGGCTCGCTGATGGATGCGGTCATCGCCATCCAGACGATCGCGTCGGTCTGCCCGCGCAGTGCCGACGTCGTGCAGGCCGGCAACTTCGGCCCCATCCGCGTGCTGGGCGAATACGGCAACGCCATGCAGAAGGAAAAGTACCTGCGGCCGCTGCTGGCTGGCGACATGCTCATCTCCGTCGGCATGACCGAACCGGAAGCAGGCTCGGCGGTCACCGAATTGAAAACCGCCGCGACTCGCGACGGCGATGGCTGGCGCATCAATGGCTCGAAGATCTTCACCACGCACGGGCCCCACGCCACCGTCATCCTGGCCTATGTGCGATTCGGTCCCGGCACGCATGGCATCGGTTCGGTGTTGATCGATACGAAGAGCGAAGGCGTCAGGCTGGGCAAGCGCTCGGCCTTCATGTCCGACGAAGAATGGGTGGAGATCTACTTCGACAATGTCTTTGTGCCGGACGATATGGTGGTGCTGGGCGAAGGCGGCTTCAAGAAGCAGATCGCGGGCTTCAACGTCGAACGCATCGGCAACACCGCCCGCTCGCTGGCCCTGGGCCGCTATGCCTATGAAGAAGCGCGCGAGTGGGCGATGCAGCGCAAGCAGTTTGGCCGCTTGCTCTGCGAGTTCCAGGGGCTGCAATGGAAGTTCGCCGACATGCGCATCAAGCTGGATGCCGGCCAGCTGTTGCTGTACCGGGCGGCTTCGAACGCGGATACCGGTTTCCCGTCGGCTACTGAAACCGCCATCGCCAAGGCGTATTGCAACCAGGCGGGTTTCGACGTGGCCAACGAGGCATTGCAGGTGCTGGGCGGCATGGGCTACAGCCGCGAATCGCTGGTCGAATATTGCGTGCGGCGCTGCCGCGGCTGGATGATCGCCGGGGGTTCGATCGAAATCCTGAAGAACCGCATTGCCGAAGGCGTATTCGAACGCAGCTTTTCCCAGCGTCCCCCCCGCGCTGAATGA